Proteins encoded within one genomic window of Actinoplanes octamycinicus:
- a CDS encoding aldose epimerase family protein — protein MTSIDSTPFGALPDGTGIEKWTLTAADGAAVSILTWGATIQSVLVPDRDGVLGNVTLGFADLAGYLDPANPYFGSTIGRYGNRIAGGTFTLDGETFKITANEGETALHGGARGFDKRVWSAAEHDGGVRMSYTSPDGEEGFPGAVETTVTFTFDDQHRLRIDYRATTDRATVVNLTNHAYWNLSGEGTGTINDHLLRINAAHYLPVDATLIPTGTVAPVAGTPFDFRDPQPIGARLRDPDPQLAFGLGYDHNYVLSGPDAAVADDLRSGRRLTVETTEPGLQFYSGNFLDGRLRGVSGRQYRQGDAFALETQHFPDSPNQPAFPSTVLRPGDVYTSTTTHTFSTFA, from the coding sequence ATGACGAGTATCGACAGCACTCCGTTCGGCGCACTGCCCGACGGCACCGGGATCGAGAAGTGGACGCTGACCGCCGCGGACGGAGCGGCGGTGTCGATCCTCACCTGGGGCGCGACCATCCAGTCGGTGCTGGTCCCGGACCGCGACGGCGTTCTCGGCAACGTGACGCTCGGCTTCGCCGACCTGGCCGGCTACCTGGACCCGGCGAACCCGTATTTCGGCTCGACCATCGGCCGCTACGGCAACCGGATCGCCGGCGGGACGTTCACCCTGGACGGGGAGACGTTCAAGATCACGGCGAACGAGGGGGAGACCGCGCTGCACGGCGGCGCGCGGGGCTTCGACAAGCGGGTCTGGTCGGCCGCCGAACACGACGGCGGGGTCCGGATGAGCTACACGTCGCCGGACGGCGAGGAGGGTTTCCCGGGCGCCGTCGAGACCACGGTGACCTTCACCTTCGACGACCAGCACCGGCTGCGGATCGACTACCGGGCGACCACCGACCGGGCCACCGTGGTCAACCTGACCAACCACGCCTACTGGAATCTGTCCGGCGAGGGCACCGGCACGATCAACGACCACCTGCTGCGGATCAACGCCGCGCACTACCTGCCGGTCGACGCCACGCTGATCCCGACCGGCACCGTCGCGCCGGTCGCCGGCACCCCGTTCGACTTCCGCGACCCGCAGCCGATCGGCGCCCGCCTGCGCGACCCGGACCCGCAGCTCGCCTTCGGTCTCGGCTACGACCACAACTACGTGCTGTCCGGCCCGGACGCCGCAGTGGCCGACGACCTGCGCTCCGGGCGCCGGCTCACCGTCGAGACCACCGAGCCGGGCCTGCAGTTCTACTCCGGCAACTTCCTGGACGGCCGGCTCCGCGGCGTCTCCGGCCGCCAGTACCGGCAGGGCGACGCCTTCGCCCTGGAGACCCAGCACTTCCCGGACAGCCCCAACCAGCCCGCCTTCCCGTCCACCGTCCTGCGCCCCGGCGACGTCTACACCTCCACCACCACCCACACGTTCTCCACCTTCGCCTGA
- a CDS encoding zinc-dependent alcohol dehydrogenase, whose product MRALVFTGPGRAEVRDVPEPQAGPGHVVVEVERVGVCGTDVELFTGEMSYLHTGVASYPLRPGHEWAGTVVAAGPGVDPGWVGRRVTGDTMIGCGECARCRAGRHHVCPARHELGCRDGLPGALAERLAFPAAYLHELPGSVDATLGALVEPGGNALRAVRAAAVAPGERLLIIGTGTIGLLAAMFGRAHGAEVHLLGEQPAESVWTRATLPDLPWDGVIDATNGAGIPKLAVDLVEPGRTVVYIGLAGTPSLVDTREIVLKDVTTVGLLGASAGLGGAITAYAEGKADPRPLVAATVSLEEIVGVLAGKRPPGAGPGPKFHVDPRLGQGR is encoded by the coding sequence ATGCGAGCGCTGGTTTTCACCGGGCCCGGCCGAGCCGAGGTGCGGGACGTGCCGGAGCCGCAGGCCGGACCGGGGCACGTGGTCGTCGAGGTGGAGCGGGTCGGGGTGTGCGGCACCGACGTGGAGCTATTCACCGGGGAGATGAGCTACCTGCACACCGGGGTGGCGTCCTATCCGCTGCGGCCCGGGCACGAGTGGGCCGGGACGGTCGTCGCGGCCGGGCCCGGGGTGGACCCCGGCTGGGTCGGGCGGCGGGTCACCGGCGACACCATGATCGGTTGCGGGGAGTGCGCCCGCTGCCGGGCCGGGCGGCACCACGTCTGCCCGGCCCGGCACGAGCTGGGCTGCCGGGACGGGCTGCCGGGGGCGCTCGCCGAGCGGCTCGCCTTCCCGGCCGCCTATCTGCACGAGCTGCCCGGCTCGGTGGACGCCACGCTCGGGGCGCTGGTCGAGCCGGGCGGGAACGCGCTGCGGGCGGTCCGGGCGGCGGCCGTCGCGCCCGGCGAACGGCTGCTGATCATCGGGACCGGGACGATCGGGCTGCTGGCCGCGATGTTCGGCCGGGCGCACGGCGCCGAGGTGCACCTGCTGGGCGAGCAGCCCGCCGAGTCGGTGTGGACCCGGGCGACGCTGCCGGACCTCCCCTGGGACGGAGTGATCGACGCGACCAACGGGGCCGGGATCCCGAAGCTCGCGGTCGACCTGGTCGAGCCGGGGCGGACGGTGGTCTACATCGGGCTGGCCGGGACGCCGAGCCTGGTGGACACCCGGGAGATCGTGCTGAAGGACGTGACGACGGTCGGGCTGCTCGGCGCGTCGGCGGGGCTGGGCGGGGCGATCACGGCGTACGCGGAAGGAAAGGCCGACCCGCGGCCGCTGGTCGCGGCCACGGTCAGCCTGGAGGAGATCGTCGGCGTGCTGGCCGGGAAGCGGCCGCCGGGCGCCGGTCCCGGCCCGAAGTTCCACGTCGACCCGCGGCTCGGTCAGGGCAGGTAG
- a CDS encoding MEDS domain-containing protein: protein MALTLHLCNTPDIPGTRVEFPAFPQAVTRGGSLTATLDGTRRDGPRHTALVVESDTTIDDSLVPHLYRQIDAGRAVLVAVSSGTERRVRDRMGAAADMVQWVPSLTRSTRLGVAISHLASVMQDRHARRQPLYLVSEPDPTLDGTPVPDRLTALIGYEAAANDTVTEATCSRTCVWDARRYPAEIIDAIYETHDHELTPLGEVPNPRFVDPADYLIRRGQQPLTPLPAQVDLDTRLTSKNQLRLSRADLRAWAHSYGFDAPAHAQLVLACSEVISNGFRHGAPPVRVRAWARDHSLIVQVDDAGCRPIPGDAGYRSPVSVQDPMGLWVARQAADSVLTRTTTDATSVRLYFPLQLMGLPPTA, encoded by the coding sequence GTGGCGCTGACGTTGCACCTGTGCAATACGCCGGATATACCAGGGACAAGAGTTGAATTCCCGGCATTCCCGCAGGCGGTGACGAGGGGAGGATCGTTGACCGCGACGTTGGACGGGACCCGCCGTGACGGTCCCCGGCACACCGCGCTGGTGGTCGAGTCCGACACGACCATCGACGACTCGCTGGTACCGCACCTGTACCGGCAGATCGATGCGGGGCGGGCGGTGCTGGTGGCCGTCAGTTCCGGTACCGAACGCCGGGTGCGCGACCGGATGGGCGCCGCGGCCGACATGGTGCAGTGGGTCCCGTCGCTGACCCGCAGTACCCGCCTCGGCGTCGCCATCTCGCATCTGGCCAGCGTGATGCAGGACCGGCATGCCAGGAGGCAGCCGCTCTACCTGGTCAGTGAGCCGGACCCGACCCTCGACGGCACGCCGGTGCCCGACCGTCTCACCGCCCTGATCGGGTACGAGGCTGCCGCCAACGACACCGTCACCGAAGCCACCTGCTCGCGGACCTGTGTGTGGGACGCCCGCCGGTATCCCGCCGAGATCATCGACGCCATCTACGAAACGCATGACCACGAGCTGACGCCGCTGGGCGAGGTGCCGAACCCCCGTTTCGTCGATCCGGCCGACTACCTGATCCGGCGCGGCCAGCAGCCGCTGACGCCGTTGCCCGCACAGGTAGACCTCGACACCCGGCTGACCTCGAAGAACCAGCTCCGTCTCAGCCGTGCGGACCTGCGAGCCTGGGCGCACAGCTACGGATTCGACGCCCCAGCCCACGCCCAGCTGGTGCTGGCCTGCTCGGAAGTGATCAGCAACGGGTTCCGACACGGCGCCCCACCGGTCCGGGTCCGCGCGTGGGCCCGCGACCACAGCCTGATCGTGCAGGTCGACGACGCGGGATGCCGGCCGATCCCCGGCGACGCCGGATACCGGTCCCCGGTCAGCGTGCAAGACCCGATGGGTCTCTGGGTGGCCCGGCAAGCGGCGGACTCCGTGCTCACCCGGACCACGACCGATGCCACCAGCGTCCGGCTGTACTTCCCGCTGCAATTGATGGGGCTACCGCCAACGGCGTGA
- a CDS encoding STAS domain-containing protein: MRKDASHHWRADSRGTLAGAVTRTDSQQLVVTLDGEIDMANARNLARWLTTLLGGTTAATLVIDAERVTFCDAAGVRELLAVEQAAARSGLSCTLRNPHRSVKQVLRMLGVESLLT; the protein is encoded by the coding sequence GTGCGTAAGGATGCCTCCCACCACTGGCGCGCCGACAGCAGAGGAACCCTGGCAGGCGCGGTCACACGAACGGACAGCCAGCAGCTGGTCGTCACCCTCGACGGCGAGATCGACATGGCCAACGCCCGAAACCTGGCACGCTGGCTGACGACCCTCCTTGGAGGGACCACCGCTGCGACGCTCGTCATCGACGCAGAGCGAGTGACCTTCTGTGACGCTGCCGGCGTTCGCGAGCTGCTGGCAGTAGAACAGGCCGCGGCCCGCAGCGGCCTCAGCTGCACGCTGCGCAACCCTCACCGCAGCGTCAAACAGGTGCTGCGCATGCTCGGCGTCGAAAGCCTTCTCACATAG